CACGCCACCTTTGACAGGCTGGCCGAAGGCGGCACGGTCACGCACCCCCTGGGCCCCTCGTTCTGGGGCTCGACCTTCGGGCACCTGACCGACCGCTACGGGATTCACTGGCTGCTGAACGCCGAGCCCGCCCCGGCCGGCTGAGCATGTCGTTCCAGGCGTATCTGGACACTGTGCGGAACAAGACCGGCAAAACCGTGCCTGAGTTCCGGGCGCTGGCCGAAACCCAGGGCCTGGAACGCCACGGCGAGATCGTGGCGTGGCTGAAGGCCGAATACGGCCTGGGGCATGGACACGCGACTGCTGTGGCGGCGGCCCTGCTGAAGGCCGAGACCCGCCGCGCCCCGGCCACCGAGCGCACCGCCGCCGTGTTCAGCGGCAAGAAGGCGATGTGGCAGCCGCTCTGGACGGCGCTGCTGGCCCACGCCCAGACCTTTGGGGAGGACGTGGGCGTGGCCCCCACCGAGACCTCTG
This region of Deinococcus multiflagellatus genomic DNA includes:
- a CDS encoding DUF4287 domain-containing protein produces the protein MSFQAYLDTVRNKTGKTVPEFRALAETQGLERHGEIVAWLKAEYGLGHGHATAVAAALLKAETRRAPATERTAAVFSGKKAMWQPLWTALLAHAQTFGEDVGVAPTETSVGLTRAGRKFALVQPGVKAADVGLRLPDLTPTAPYEAAGAWNSMVTRRLRLTEPGGPETHLLDALHAAYQAR